Proteins from one Pseudomonas grandcourensis genomic window:
- the lon gene encoding endopeptidase La: MSDQQEFPEDPSEYADPENAPQHKPGKGLALPGQNLPDKVYIIPIHNRPFFPAQVLPVIVNEEPWAETLDLVAKSEHHSLALFYMDSPQEDPRHFDTSALPLYGTLVKVHHASRENGKLQFVAQGLTRVRLKTWLKHHRPPYLVEVEYPHQPTEPTDEVKAYGMALINAIKELLPLNPLYSEELKNYLNRFSPNDPSPLTDFAAALTSATGSELQEVLDCVPMLKRMEKVLPMLRKEVEVARLQKEISAEVNRKIGEHQREFFLKEQLKVIQQELGLTKDDRSADLEQFEQRLVGKVLPAQVQKRLEEEMNKLSILETGSPEYAVTRNYIDWATSVPWGVYGEDKLDLKHARRVLDKHHAGLDDIKDRILEFLAVGAYKGEISGSIVLLVGPPGVGKTSVGKSIAESLGRPFYRFSLGGMRDEAEIKGHRRTYIGAQPGKLVQALKDVEVMNPVIMLDEIDKMGQSYQGDPASALLETLDPEQNVEFLDHYLDLRMDLSKVLFVCTANTLDSIPGPLLDRMEVIRLSGYITEEKVAIAKRHLWPKQLEKAGVSKGSLSISDSALKALIDGYAREAGVRQLEKNLGKLVRKAVMKLLDDPEAVIKLGPKDLETSLGKPVFRNEQVLSGVGVITGLAWTSMGGATLPIEATRIHTLNRGFKLTGQLGDVMKESAEIAYSYVSSHLKSYGGDPKFFDEAFVHLHVPEGATPKDGPSAGVTMASALLSLARNQPPKKGVAMTGELTLTGHVLPIGGVREKVIAARRQKIFELILPEANQGNFEELPEYLKEGITVHFAKKFADVAKVLF; encoded by the coding sequence ATGAGCGACCAGCAGGAATTCCCCGAAGACCCGAGCGAATACGCCGATCCGGAAAACGCCCCGCAGCACAAACCTGGCAAAGGCCTGGCCCTGCCTGGCCAGAACCTGCCGGACAAGGTCTACATCATCCCGATTCACAACCGCCCGTTCTTCCCGGCCCAGGTGTTGCCGGTCATCGTCAACGAAGAACCGTGGGCCGAGACCCTGGACCTGGTGGCCAAGTCCGAACACCACTCCCTGGCCCTGTTCTACATGGACAGCCCCCAGGAAGACCCGCGCCACTTCGACACCTCGGCCCTGCCGCTGTACGGCACCCTGGTCAAGGTGCACCACGCCAGCCGTGAAAACGGTAAGCTGCAATTCGTCGCCCAGGGCCTGACCCGCGTACGCCTCAAGACCTGGCTCAAGCACCACCGCCCGCCGTACCTGGTGGAAGTCGAATACCCGCACCAGCCCACCGAGCCGACCGACGAGGTCAAGGCCTACGGCATGGCGCTGATCAATGCGATCAAGGAACTGCTGCCGCTCAACCCGCTGTACAGCGAAGAGTTGAAAAATTATCTCAACCGCTTCAGCCCCAACGATCCGTCGCCGCTGACCGACTTCGCCGCCGCGCTCACATCGGCCACCGGCAGTGAGCTGCAGGAAGTGCTCGACTGCGTGCCAATGCTCAAGCGCATGGAAAAAGTCCTGCCGATGCTGCGCAAGGAAGTCGAAGTCGCGCGCCTGCAAAAAGAGATTTCCGCCGAAGTTAACCGCAAGATCGGTGAACATCAGCGCGAGTTCTTTCTCAAGGAGCAACTCAAGGTCATCCAGCAGGAGCTGGGGCTGACCAAGGACGACCGCAGCGCCGACCTCGAACAGTTCGAGCAGCGGCTGGTGGGGAAAGTCCTGCCGGCGCAGGTGCAGAAACGCCTCGAAGAGGAAATGAACAAGCTGTCGATCCTCGAAACCGGTTCGCCGGAATATGCGGTGACCCGCAATTACATCGACTGGGCGACCTCGGTGCCGTGGGGTGTGTACGGCGAGGACAAACTCGACCTCAAGCACGCGCGCAGGGTGCTGGACAAACACCACGCCGGCCTTGACGACATCAAGGACCGCATCCTCGAATTCCTCGCGGTCGGGGCCTATAAGGGCGAGATCAGCGGTTCCATCGTGCTGCTGGTCGGCCCGCCGGGCGTGGGCAAGACCAGCGTCGGCAAATCCATCGCCGAATCCCTGGGCCGGCCGTTCTACCGCTTCAGCCTTGGCGGCATGCGCGACGAAGCCGAGATCAAGGGCCATCGCCGCACCTACATCGGCGCGCAGCCGGGCAAACTGGTGCAGGCGTTGAAAGACGTCGAAGTGATGAACCCGGTGATCATGCTCGACGAGATCGACAAGATGGGCCAGAGCTACCAGGGCGACCCGGCCTCGGCGCTGCTGGAAACCCTGGATCCGGAGCAGAACGTCGAATTCCTCGACCATTATCTGGATCTGCGGATGGACCTGTCGAAAGTGCTGTTCGTGTGCACCGCCAACACCCTGGATTCGATCCCCGGCCCGCTGCTGGACCGGATGGAAGTGATTCGCCTGTCGGGTTACATCACCGAAGAAAAAGTCGCCATCGCCAAGCGTCACCTGTGGCCCAAACAGCTTGAGAAAGCCGGTGTGTCCAAGGGCAGCCTGAGCATCAGCGACAGTGCGCTCAAGGCGCTGATCGACGGTTATGCCCGTGAAGCCGGTGTGCGCCAGCTGGAAAAAAACCTCGGAAAACTGGTGCGCAAAGCGGTGATGAAACTGCTCGACGATCCTGAGGCGGTGATCAAACTCGGCCCGAAAGACCTCGAAACGTCCCTCGGCAAACCGGTGTTCCGTAACGAGCAGGTGCTGTCGGGTGTCGGCGTGATCACCGGCCTTGCCTGGACCAGCATGGGCGGCGCGACTCTACCGATCGAAGCCACGCGCATCCACACCCTCAACCGTGGCTTCAAGCTCACCGGGCAATTGGGTGACGTGATGAAAGAGTCGGCGGAAATCGCCTACAGCTACGTCAGCTCGCACCTGAAGTCCTATGGCGGCGATCCGAAGTTTTTCGACGAGGCCTTCGTGCACCTGCACGTGCCGGAAGGTGCCACCCCGAAAGACGGCCCGAGCGCCGGCGTAACCATGGCCAGTGCCCTGCTTTCGCTAGCGCGCAACCAGCCGCCGAAAAAAGGCGTGGCCATGACCGGTGAATTGACCCTGACCGGGCATGTACTGCCGATTGGCGGGGTGCGGGAAAAGGTAATTGCGGCGCGGCGGCAGAAGATTTTCGAGCTGATTCTGCCGGAAGCGAATCAGGGCAATTTCGAGGAACTGCCGGAGTATCTGAAGGAAGGCATTACCGTGCACTTTGCCAAAAAATTTGCGGATGTGGCGAAGGTGTTGTTCTAA
- the cmoB gene encoding tRNA 5-methoxyuridine(34)/uridine 5-oxyacetic acid(34) synthase CmoB, whose translation MIDLSPLARRLAGTPLAEWANTLQAQLDKKMEKGHGDLERWQSALDALPKIQPSEVDLLNGLKLDTDCSDETRAQMRTALMGLSPWRKGPFELFGVHVDTEWRSDWKWSRVAPHLDLKGKRILDVGCGNGYYMWRMLGAGADSVIGVDPNWLFFCQFQAVQRYLSEPNAWHLPFPFEDLPPNLEGFDTVFSMGVFYHRRSPIEHLLALKDCLVKGGELVLETLVVEGDKHQVLMPEDRYAQMRNVWFLPSVPALELWLRRAGFTDVKCVDVSTTTIEEQRGTEWMKYQSLSDFLDPEDHSKTVEGLPAPMRAVIVARK comes from the coding sequence ATGATTGATCTGTCCCCCCTCGCCCGCCGTCTGGCCGGCACGCCGCTGGCCGAATGGGCCAACACCCTGCAGGCGCAACTCGACAAGAAAATGGAGAAGGGCCATGGCGACCTGGAGCGCTGGCAAAGCGCGCTGGACGCCCTGCCGAAGATCCAGCCGAGCGAAGTCGATTTGCTCAATGGCTTGAAGCTGGATACCGATTGCAGCGACGAGACCCGCGCACAAATGCGCACCGCGTTGATGGGCCTGTCGCCGTGGCGCAAGGGGCCGTTCGAGCTGTTCGGCGTGCACGTCGACACCGAATGGCGCTCTGACTGGAAGTGGTCGCGGGTCGCTCCGCACCTGGACCTCAAGGGCAAGCGCATCCTCGATGTCGGCTGCGGAAACGGTTATTACATGTGGCGCATGCTCGGTGCCGGTGCCGACAGCGTGATCGGTGTCGACCCGAACTGGTTGTTCTTCTGCCAGTTCCAGGCCGTTCAGCGTTACCTGTCCGAGCCGAATGCCTGGCACCTGCCCTTCCCGTTCGAAGACCTGCCGCCGAACCTCGAAGGCTTCGACACGGTATTTTCCATGGGTGTGTTCTACCACCGGCGTTCACCGATCGAGCATTTACTGGCGCTGAAGGATTGCCTGGTCAAGGGCGGTGAGCTGGTGCTGGAAACCCTGGTGGTCGAAGGCGACAAGCATCAGGTGCTGATGCCGGAAGATCGCTACGCGCAGATGCGCAACGTGTGGTTCCTGCCGTCGGTGCCTGCGCTGGAATTGTGGCTACGTCGAGCCGGGTTCACCGATGTGAAGTGCGTGGATGTGAGCACCACCACGATCGAGGAACAGCGCGGGACGGAGTGGATGAAGTATCAGTCGTTGAGCGACTTCCTTGACCCCGAGGATCACAGCAAGACCGTTGAAGGGCTGCCGGCGCCGATGCGGGCGGTCATTGTCGCCCGCAAATAA
- a CDS encoding lysoplasmalogenase produces MGWLILALMGAVTFLYGLSVHASLLCLLVKPLPVLALLGWLHDAPPGEYRRWISLGLIFSLVGDVLLAWPGDLFVFGLGAFLVAHLAYLKAYLSDCRRLAVLPLVLAIGVGAVLLGILISNGLGPLLVPVIVYGTAISAMLWRALARLGTDVPKRSALLAAAGAVAFVFSDSVIGISRFVVPFDAAPYVIILSYWLGQWGITASAFPQNRR; encoded by the coding sequence GTGGGCTGGCTGATTCTGGCACTGATGGGCGCAGTGACCTTCCTTTATGGCCTGAGCGTGCATGCGTCTCTGCTGTGCCTGCTGGTCAAGCCGCTGCCGGTGCTGGCCCTGCTCGGCTGGCTGCACGACGCACCGCCCGGCGAATATCGGCGCTGGATCAGCCTAGGCCTGATTTTCTCCCTGGTCGGCGACGTGTTGCTGGCATGGCCGGGGGATCTGTTCGTGTTTGGGCTGGGCGCGTTTCTGGTCGCGCATCTGGCTTATCTCAAGGCTTATCTGAGCGATTGCCGACGCCTGGCCGTGCTGCCGCTGGTGCTGGCCATCGGTGTCGGCGCCGTCCTGCTGGGGATTCTGATTTCCAACGGCCTCGGCCCACTGCTGGTGCCCGTGATTGTCTATGGCACGGCGATCAGCGCCATGCTCTGGCGCGCACTTGCCCGACTCGGCACCGACGTGCCCAAACGTTCGGCGCTGCTGGCGGCGGCGGGAGCAGTCGCGTTTGTGTTCTCCGACAGCGTGATTGGCATCAGCCGGTTTGTGGTGCCGTTCGATGCGGCGCCTTATGTGATTATCCTCAGTTACTGGCTTGGGCAATGGGGGATCACTGCCTCGGCGTTCCCCCAAAACAGACGCTGA
- the cmoA gene encoding carboxy-S-adenosyl-L-methionine synthase CmoA, with protein MSKEPDRLFAQPLAQVPDFAFNEDVVRVFPDMIKRSVPGYPTIVENLGVLAAQFAQPNSVLYDLGSSLGAVTQALRRHVRTDGCRVIAVDNSAAMVERCREYLNGQNSMFQELLPVDVIEGDILALEFQPASVVALNFTLQFIAPDQRTALLSRIRQSLLPGGALILSEKLRFEDEQEHALLTDLHIAFKRANGYSELEIAQKRSAIENVMKPDSLEEHRERLLAAGFSKVVPWFQCLNFASLIALP; from the coding sequence GTGAGCAAAGAACCCGATCGCCTTTTCGCCCAGCCTTTGGCTCAGGTGCCTGACTTCGCCTTCAACGAGGACGTGGTGCGGGTGTTCCCGGACATGATCAAGCGCTCGGTGCCGGGTTATCCGACCATCGTGGAAAACCTCGGCGTGCTCGCCGCGCAGTTCGCCCAACCCAACAGCGTGCTCTACGACCTCGGTTCGTCGCTGGGGGCCGTGACCCAGGCCCTGCGCCGGCACGTGCGCACTGACGGTTGCCGGGTCATCGCTGTGGATAACTCCGCGGCCATGGTCGAGCGTTGCCGCGAGTACCTCAACGGTCAGAATTCGATGTTCCAGGAGTTGCTGCCGGTCGATGTGATCGAGGGCGACATCCTCGCGCTGGAGTTCCAGCCGGCCTCGGTGGTCGCGCTGAACTTCACCCTGCAATTCATCGCCCCGGACCAGCGCACGGCGTTGCTGTCGCGCATCCGTCAGTCGCTGTTGCCCGGCGGTGCCCTGATCCTCTCGGAAAAACTGCGCTTCGAAGACGAGCAGGAACACGCGTTGCTCACCGACCTGCACATCGCCTTCAAACGCGCCAACGGCTACAGCGAACTGGAAATCGCCCAGAAACGCAGCGCCATCGAAAACGTCATGAAGCCCGACAGCCTCGAAGAACACCGCGAACGCCTGCTGGCCGCCGGATTCTCGAAAGTCGTGCCGTGGTTCCAGTGTCTTAACTTTGCCTCGTTGATTGCCTTGCCATGA
- the tadA gene encoding tRNA adenosine(34) deaminase TadA, with product MRQIRPATIIDRSRDREFMREALALAAQGAALGEVPVGAVLVQDGEIIGRGFNCPITGSDPSAHAEMVAIRAAAQAVSNYRLPGSTLYVTLEPCSMCAGLIVHSRIARVVYGALEPKAGIVQSQGQFFTQGFLNHRVLYEGGVLAEECGAVLSEFFKARRAKPSD from the coding sequence ATGCGTCAGATTCGTCCCGCCACCATCATCGACCGCAGCCGTGATCGCGAATTCATGCGTGAGGCCCTGGCACTGGCAGCCCAAGGCGCGGCCCTCGGCGAAGTGCCGGTGGGCGCGGTGCTGGTGCAGGACGGCGAAATCATCGGTCGCGGCTTCAACTGTCCGATCACTGGCAGCGATCCTAGTGCTCACGCCGAGATGGTTGCCATCCGCGCCGCCGCCCAGGCCGTGAGCAACTACCGTCTGCCGGGCAGCACGCTGTATGTGACGCTGGAGCCTTGCAGCATGTGCGCAGGGCTGATCGTGCATTCGCGGATTGCACGGGTGGTGTACGGTGCGCTGGAGCCGAAGGCGGGGATTGTGCAAAGTCAGGGGCAGTTCTTTACCCAGGGTTTTTTGAATCACCGGGTGCTGTATGAAGGCGGGGTGTTGGCGGAGGAGTGCGGGGCTGTGCTCAGCGAGTTCTTCAAGGCCCGGCGCGCCAAGCCATCAGACTAA
- a CDS encoding protease inhibitor I42 family protein, which translates to MSPIRLLAPLALALLAGCATPPAHNVTVEKQSECPVQLSNGQNLILTLPSNPTTGYRWAIQDSAGGVLHALGPEVYRNPEDAGIVGAAGVSTWRFQAFAPGTGRLRLTSQQPWAPEVLPVDSFDCTISVN; encoded by the coding sequence ATGTCCCCCATTCGCCTGCTTGCCCCCCTCGCCCTCGCCTTGCTGGCCGGATGCGCCACGCCACCTGCGCACAACGTGACCGTGGAAAAACAAAGCGAATGTCCGGTGCAGCTCAGCAACGGGCAAAACCTGATCCTGACCCTGCCGAGCAATCCGACCACAGGTTATCGCTGGGCGATCCAGGATTCCGCCGGCGGGGTGTTGCACGCCCTGGGGCCAGAGGTTTATCGAAACCCGGAAGATGCCGGCATCGTCGGCGCGGCCGGGGTCTCGACCTGGCGTTTTCAGGCTTTTGCGCCCGGCACCGGACGTTTGCGCCTGACCTCGCAACAACCGTGGGCGCCGGAAGTGCTGCCGGTGGATTCGTTCGACTGCACGATCTCGGTCAACTGA
- a CDS encoding multicopper oxidase family protein, with the protein MSFTRRQILGGLAGLVVVGVGAGGASRYWLGKMADAEAGHDYELIAAPLDVELVAGHRTQAWAFGPSAPGTELRARQGEWLRVRFINHLPVATTIHWHGIRLPLEMDGVPYVSQLPVLPGEYFDYKFRVPDAGSYWYHPHVNSSEELGRGLVGPLIIDEREPTGFKYEKTLSLKSWHVDDVGNFVEFSIPREAARGGTAGRLATINGVPQAVIDLPAGQITRVRLLNLDNTLTYRLNIPGVEAQIYALDGNPVEPRPLGKEYWLGPGMRICLAIKAPPAGEELSLRNGPVRLGTFRSVANSDAPTEWPPALPANPIAEPDLANAEKLNFNFEWVGSVSVNVDNGKPPSLWQINGKAWDITDKTCADRPIAKLEKGKSYIFELKNMTQYQHPIHLHGMSFKVIASNRHKVIPYFTDTYLLGKNERAQVALVADNPGVWMFHCHVIDHMETGLMAAIEVA; encoded by the coding sequence ATGTCGTTTACCCGTCGCCAAATCCTCGGTGGCCTGGCCGGTCTTGTTGTCGTTGGCGTCGGTGCGGGGGGCGCTTCGCGCTACTGGCTGGGCAAGATGGCTGACGCCGAGGCAGGCCACGACTACGAGCTGATCGCAGCGCCGCTGGACGTGGAACTGGTAGCCGGGCACAGGACCCAGGCCTGGGCTTTCGGTCCGTCGGCGCCGGGCACCGAATTGCGGGCGCGCCAGGGTGAATGGCTGCGGGTGCGCTTCATCAACCATCTGCCGGTCGCGACCACCATTCACTGGCATGGCATCCGCCTGCCGCTGGAAATGGACGGTGTGCCTTACGTGTCGCAATTGCCGGTGTTGCCGGGTGAGTACTTCGACTACAAATTCCGTGTGCCGGATGCCGGCAGCTACTGGTATCACCCGCATGTGAACAGCAGTGAGGAGCTTGGTCGTGGCTTGGTCGGCCCGTTGATCATCGACGAACGCGAGCCGACCGGTTTCAAGTATGAAAAGACCTTGAGCCTCAAGAGCTGGCATGTCGACGACGTTGGCAATTTCGTCGAGTTCAGCATCCCCCGTGAAGCGGCCCGTGGCGGTACGGCGGGGCGCCTGGCGACCATCAACGGCGTGCCGCAAGCGGTGATCGACCTGCCGGCCGGGCAGATCACCCGCGTGCGCCTGCTCAACCTCGATAACACCCTGACGTATCGCCTGAACATTCCCGGCGTTGAAGCGCAGATCTATGCGCTGGACGGCAACCCGGTCGAGCCACGACCGCTCGGCAAAGAATACTGGCTCGGCCCGGGCATGCGCATTTGCCTGGCGATCAAAGCCCCGCCGGCCGGTGAAGAGTTGTCGCTGCGCAACGGCCCGGTGCGCCTGGGTACGTTTCGTTCGGTGGCCAATAGCGATGCGCCGACCGAGTGGCCACCCGCATTGCCCGCCAACCCGATCGCCGAGCCGGACCTGGCCAATGCCGAGAAACTCAACTTCAATTTCGAGTGGGTCGGCTCGGTGTCGGTCAACGTCGACAACGGCAAACCGCCGAGCCTGTGGCAGATCAACGGCAAGGCCTGGGACATCACCGACAAGACCTGCGCCGACCGGCCGATTGCCAAGCTCGAGAAGGGCAAGAGCTACATTTTCGAATTGAAGAACATGACTCAATACCAGCACCCGATTCACTTGCACGGCATGAGTTTCAAGGTCATCGCCTCGAACCGGCACAAGGTCATTCCGTATTTCACCGACACCTACCTGCTGGGCAAGAACGAGCGCGCGCAGGTAGCGCTGGTGGCGGATAACCCGGGTGTATGGATGTTCCACTGCCATGTGATCGACCACATGGAAACCGGCCTGATGGCCGCCATCGAGGTGGCGTGA
- the guaA gene encoding glutamine-hydrolyzing GMP synthase: MALDIHAHRILILDFGSQYTQLIARRVREIGVYCELHPFDMDEDAIREFAPKGVILAGGPESVHEANSPRCPQAVFDLGVPVFGICYGMQTMAEQLGGKVEGSELREFGYARVDVVGKSRLLDGIEDHIDADGLFGLDVWMSHGDKVTKMPQDFHILASTPSCPIAGMFNDARGYYGVQFHPEVTHTKQGGRILSRFILDICGCEALWTPSKIAEDAIANIRAQVGTDNVLLGLSGGVDSSVVAALLHKAIGDQLTCVFVDNGLLRLHEGEQVMAMFAENMGVKVIRANAEDQFLNNLAGESDPEKKRKIIGRTFIDVFDAQSNKLDNIKYLAQGTIYPDVIESAGAKSGKAHVIKSHHNVGGLPEEMNLKLVEPLRELFKDEVRRLGLELGLPYDMVYRHPFPGPGLGVRILGEVKKEYADLLRRADHIFIEELRKADWYHKVSQAFVVFQPVKSVGVVGDGRRYAWVVALRAVETIDFMTARWAHLPYELLETVSGRIINEIEGISRVTYDVSSKPPATIEWE, encoded by the coding sequence ATGGCCCTCGACATTCACGCCCACCGCATCCTGATCCTCGACTTCGGTTCCCAGTACACCCAGCTGATCGCCCGCCGCGTGCGTGAAATCGGCGTGTACTGCGAACTGCACCCGTTCGACATGGACGAAGATGCGATCCGCGAATTCGCTCCTAAAGGCGTCATCCTCGCCGGTGGCCCGGAGTCGGTTCACGAAGCCAACAGCCCTCGCTGCCCGCAAGCGGTTTTCGATCTGGGCGTGCCGGTCTTCGGTATCTGCTACGGAATGCAGACCATGGCCGAGCAACTGGGTGGCAAGGTTGAAGGTTCCGAGCTGCGTGAGTTCGGTTATGCCCGCGTAGACGTGGTCGGCAAGAGCCGCCTGCTCGACGGCATCGAAGACCACATCGACGCCGACGGCCTGTTCGGCCTCGACGTGTGGATGAGCCACGGTGACAAGGTCACCAAGATGCCGCAGGACTTCCACATCCTGGCCAGCACCCCAAGCTGCCCGATCGCCGGCATGTTCAACGATGCTCGCGGCTACTACGGCGTGCAGTTCCACCCTGAAGTGACCCACACCAAGCAGGGCGGTCGCATCCTGTCGCGCTTCATCCTCGACATCTGCGGCTGCGAAGCCCTGTGGACGCCTTCGAAGATTGCTGAAGACGCCATTGCCAACATTCGCGCCCAGGTCGGCACCGACAACGTACTGCTCGGTCTGTCCGGCGGTGTGGACTCCTCGGTGGTTGCCGCACTTCTGCACAAGGCCATCGGCGACCAGCTGACCTGCGTCTTCGTCGACAACGGCCTGCTGCGTCTGCATGAAGGCGAGCAAGTGATGGCCATGTTCGCCGAGAACATGGGCGTCAAGGTGATCCGCGCCAACGCCGAAGACCAGTTCCTGAACAACCTGGCCGGCGAAAGCGACCCAGAGAAGAAACGCAAGATCATCGGCCGTACCTTCATCGACGTCTTCGATGCCCAGTCGAACAAACTGGACAACATCAAGTACCTCGCGCAAGGCACCATCTACCCGGACGTGATCGAGTCGGCTGGCGCGAAAAGCGGCAAGGCCCACGTGATCAAGTCGCACCACAACGTGGGCGGCCTGCCGGAAGAGATGAACCTCAAGCTGGTTGAACCCCTGCGCGAGCTGTTCAAGGACGAAGTCCGTCGTCTGGGCCTGGAACTGGGCCTGCCGTACGACATGGTCTACCGTCACCCGTTCCCGGGCCCGGGCCTGGGCGTGCGCATCCTCGGTGAAGTGAAGAAGGAATACGCCGACCTGCTGCGTCGCGCCGACCACATCTTCATCGAAGAACTGCGCAAGGCCGACTGGTACCACAAGGTCAGCCAGGCGTTCGTGGTGTTCCAGCCGGTGAAATCGGTTGGCGTGGTCGGCGATGGCCGTCGTTACGCCTGGGTCGTGGCCCTGCGTGCCGTGGAAACCATCGACTTCATGACCGCGCGTTGGGCACACCTGCCTTACGAACTGCTGGAAACCGTCAGCGGCCGCATCATCAATGAAATCGAAGGCATCTCCCGCGTCACCTACGACGTGTCGAGCAAGCCGCCGGCGACCATTGAGTGGGAATGA